From a single Sinomonas atrocyanea genomic region:
- a CDS encoding circularly permuted type 2 ATP-grasp protein — MSDLFEDYSVAAERTGAYDEMFAPRQTARPSYGHLAQALAGLDLTDVTSRADSMARTFLDKGVTFDYAGEERPFPLDLVPRIISAGDWDVLERGVAQRVRALEAFLNDVYSKMAVVADGVVPRRLITTSKHFHRQVHGFEPAGGVRVHISGIDIVRDAAGTFRVLEDNVRVPSGVSYVLENRRAMAKGLPEAFSQQPIRPVEEYPRRLLSTLRKTAPAGVDEPTVVVLTPGVYNSAYFEHTLLAGLMGVELVEGRDLICRGNRVYMRTTAGEQRVDVIYKRIDDDFLDPLQFRSDSMLGCPGLVNAARAGGVTIANAVGNGVADDKLVYSYVPDLIRYYLGEEPIVANVDTYRLEEDDAREEVLDRLDELVVKPVDGSGGKGLVIGPSATREELDTLRKRVLADPRGWIAQPVLQLSTVPTLSGDRFGPRHVDLRPFALNDGDDVWVLPGGLTRVALKEGSLIVNSSQGGGSKDTWVLAQSPDVPVEAEPRHSISIRERTSVWPVESNWRDRQAEQQQQ, encoded by the coding sequence ATGTCGGATCTCTTCGAGGACTACTCCGTCGCCGCCGAACGTACCGGCGCGTACGACGAGATGTTCGCCCCCCGCCAGACGGCGCGGCCCAGCTACGGCCATCTCGCGCAGGCGCTCGCCGGACTCGACCTCACCGACGTGACCTCCCGGGCCGATTCGATGGCCCGCACCTTCCTCGACAAGGGCGTCACATTCGACTACGCGGGGGAGGAGCGGCCGTTCCCGCTCGACCTGGTCCCGCGCATCATCTCCGCCGGAGACTGGGACGTCCTCGAGCGGGGCGTGGCCCAGCGGGTCCGGGCGCTCGAGGCCTTCCTCAACGACGTGTACTCGAAGATGGCCGTGGTCGCGGACGGCGTCGTCCCGCGGCGGCTGATCACCACGAGCAAGCACTTCCACCGCCAGGTGCACGGCTTCGAGCCGGCCGGCGGCGTCCGGGTGCACATCTCGGGCATCGACATCGTGCGCGACGCCGCCGGCACCTTCCGCGTCCTCGAGGACAACGTCCGCGTCCCCTCGGGCGTGAGCTACGTCCTCGAGAACCGCCGCGCCATGGCCAAGGGCCTGCCGGAGGCTTTCAGCCAGCAGCCCATCCGCCCGGTGGAGGAGTACCCGCGCCGGCTCCTCTCGACCCTGCGCAAGACCGCCCCCGCCGGCGTGGACGAGCCGACCGTGGTGGTCCTGACCCCCGGCGTGTACAACTCGGCGTACTTCGAGCACACCCTGCTCGCGGGCCTCATGGGCGTGGAGCTGGTGGAGGGCCGCGACCTGATCTGCCGCGGGAACCGCGTGTACATGCGCACCACGGCGGGCGAGCAGCGCGTAGACGTGATCTACAAGCGCATCGACGACGACTTCCTCGACCCGCTGCAGTTCCGCTCGGACTCGATGCTCGGCTGCCCGGGCCTCGTGAACGCGGCGCGCGCCGGCGGCGTGACGATCGCGAACGCGGTGGGCAACGGCGTCGCGGACGACAAACTCGTCTACTCCTACGTCCCGGACCTCATCCGCTACTACCTCGGCGAGGAGCCGATCGTGGCCAACGTGGACACGTACCGGCTCGAGGAGGACGACGCGCGCGAGGAGGTGCTCGACCGGCTCGATGAGCTCGTCGTCAAGCCCGTGGACGGCTCGGGCGGCAAGGGCCTCGTCATCGGCCCGAGTGCCACGCGTGAGGAGCTGGACACGCTCCGCAAGCGGGTCCTCGCGGACCCCCGTGGGTGGATCGCCCAGCCTGTCCTGCAGCTCTCGACCGTGCCGACGCTCTCCGGCGACCGCTTCGGCCCGCGCCACGTGGACCTGCGCCCGTTCGCGCTCAACGACGGCGACGACGTCTGGGTGCTCCCCGGCGGCCTCACCCGGGTGGCGCTCAAGGAGGGCTCCCTCATCGTCAACTCGAGCCAGGGCGGCGGCTCGAAGGACACGTGGGTCCTGGCCCAGTCCCCGGACGTTCCCGTGGAGGCGGAGCCGCGCCACTCGATCAGCATCCGGGAGCGCACGAGCGTGTGGCCGGTCGAGAGCAACTGGCGCGACCGCCAGGCCGAGCAGCAGCAGCAGTGA
- a CDS encoding alpha-E domain-containing protein → MLSRIAESLFWIGRYVERADGTARILDVHLERLNHLPAADQRSVAQELLGVMGSRADADEFGLTELLQSLAFDRTNATSIAGSLAAARENARRARETVSSSLWECLNTTYYGLSQHRKDVVGTYRFCNWVLERTAMVRGLADTTMSHDEGWLFLVLGRSLERADMTARMLSTREVHTAGMSWVNMLRCAGAYESFLRTRRTAFDEGHAAEFLLMDRLFPRSIVYALRDADDALAKLDPSDTRVGFINDARRIVGQARTFLEFHRTDDLMVELPEHMERVQKAVAQTSDAVSRKYFNRADEQAWVGEVS, encoded by the coding sequence GTGCTCAGCCGCATCGCTGAATCCCTGTTCTGGATCGGCCGCTATGTCGAGCGCGCGGACGGCACCGCGCGCATCCTGGACGTGCACCTCGAAAGGCTCAACCACCTGCCCGCCGCGGACCAGCGCAGCGTCGCCCAGGAACTCCTCGGCGTCATGGGATCGCGGGCCGACGCGGACGAGTTCGGGCTCACCGAGCTGCTCCAGTCGCTCGCCTTCGACCGCACGAACGCCACGAGCATCGCCGGCTCGCTCGCCGCGGCGCGCGAGAACGCCCGGCGCGCCCGGGAGACCGTGTCCTCGAGCCTGTGGGAGTGCCTCAACACCACGTACTACGGGCTCAGCCAGCACCGCAAGGACGTGGTGGGCACCTACCGCTTCTGCAACTGGGTGCTCGAGCGCACCGCCATGGTCCGCGGCCTCGCGGACACCACCATGAGCCACGACGAGGGCTGGCTGTTCCTCGTGCTCGGCCGCTCGCTCGAGCGGGCGGACATGACCGCGCGGATGCTCTCCACGCGCGAGGTGCACACCGCGGGGATGTCCTGGGTCAACATGCTCCGCTGCGCGGGCGCCTACGAGTCGTTCCTGCGCACCCGCCGCACGGCGTTCGACGAGGGCCACGCCGCCGAGTTCCTCCTCATGGACCGGCTGTTCCCGCGCTCGATCGTGTACGCCCTGCGCGACGCGGACGATGCGCTCGCGAAGCTCGACCCGTCGGACACCCGCGTGGGGTTCATCAACGACGCCCGGCGGATCGTCGGCCAGGCGCGGACGTTCCTCGAGTTCCACCGCACGGACGACCTGATGGTGGAGCTCCCCGAGCACATGGAGCGCGTCCAGAAGGCCGTCGCCCAGACATCTGACGCGGTCTCGCGCAAGTACTTCAACAGGGCCGACGAGCAGGCCTGGGTGGGAGAGGTTTCATGA
- a CDS encoding transglutaminase family protein: MTRLRILHHTAYRYNRRVTLSYNEARMTPLTEPQQVVLESQVRVTPTQAAVSSYKDYWGTRVTAFDMQIPHEFLEVVSSTTVEVHRVERVPAEGDIVSWERLRSPELEDQFSDWLPQSRLSGPGSEVLGTLPGVVEGLDPHRAAHAVFEWLRGEMRYRPGSTAVTTDAEQAWNQREGVCQDLAHLAIGSLRSLGIPARYISGYLHPRSSADIGEVVAGQSHAWLEWWDGEWRSWDPTNHKPAGDFHVTVARGRDYRDVPPLKGILSGGGGSHLDVGVEITRLA; encoded by the coding sequence ATGACCAGGCTGAGGATCCTGCACCACACGGCATACCGGTACAACCGGCGCGTGACCCTCTCGTACAACGAGGCGCGCATGACGCCGCTGACCGAGCCCCAGCAGGTGGTGCTCGAGTCGCAGGTCCGCGTCACTCCCACGCAGGCCGCGGTGAGCTCGTACAAGGACTACTGGGGCACCCGCGTGACGGCGTTCGACATGCAGATCCCGCACGAGTTCCTCGAGGTCGTCTCCTCGACCACGGTCGAGGTGCACCGGGTCGAGCGCGTGCCGGCCGAGGGGGACATCGTCTCGTGGGAGCGCCTGCGCAGCCCCGAGCTCGAGGACCAGTTCAGCGACTGGCTGCCGCAGTCGCGCCTGTCGGGACCGGGGAGCGAGGTGCTCGGGACCCTTCCCGGCGTCGTGGAGGGCCTCGACCCGCACCGCGCCGCCCATGCCGTGTTCGAGTGGCTGCGGGGCGAGATGCGCTACAGGCCCGGGTCGACGGCGGTGACGACGGATGCCGAGCAGGCCTGGAACCAGCGTGAGGGGGTCTGCCAGGACCTCGCGCACCTCGCGATCGGCTCGCTGCGCAGCCTCGGCATCCCGGCGCGGTACATCTCCGGCTACCTGCACCCGCGCTCGAGCGCGGACATCGGCGAGGTCGTCGCCGGCCAGTCCCACGCGTGGCTCGAGTGGTGGGACGGCGAGTGGCGGTCGTGGGACCCCACCAACCACAAGCCGGCAGGCGACTTCCACGTGACCGTGGCCCGCGGCCGCGACTACCGGGACGTGCCCCCGCTGAAGGGGATCCTCTCGGGCGGCGGCGGTTCCCACCTCGACGTCGGCGTGGAGATCACGCGCCTCGCCTGA
- a CDS encoding DUF559 domain-containing protein, which translates to MDSTDPLDPLIHRPFTLAEARARGVDFREVLRSDTRRLSRELYLSGAAVPSLRERVLAHLLLAPDAWASHTTAAALHGLWLPEMARTQDAIHLSRSSSATRVRRAGVVGHHVRVLPGEVQVHEEGIRLSSPARTWLDLGHLLGHAALVAVGDQLIREPRPEFERRTRPYATKRQLDLMLRGHRRMKGVGKCREALRDMRVGADSVPESLLRLSLLAYNFPEPELQIRLHDYDPGSFSADMGYRAYRIAIQYDGGHHRSEAQRLSDARRDAAFRAAGWTVIVVTAEDLRDDFARVRGELRRQMRDRAA; encoded by the coding sequence ATGGACAGCACCGACCCGCTCGACCCCTTGATCCACCGCCCCTTCACGCTCGCGGAGGCGAGAGCCCGAGGCGTCGACTTCCGGGAGGTGCTGCGGTCCGACACGCGGCGCCTCAGCCGCGAGCTCTACCTCTCGGGTGCAGCAGTGCCGAGCCTGCGAGAGCGCGTGCTGGCCCACCTGCTCCTCGCGCCGGACGCATGGGCGTCACACACCACCGCGGCGGCGCTGCACGGCCTATGGCTCCCGGAGATGGCCAGGACCCAGGATGCGATCCACCTGAGCCGGTCGTCCTCGGCAACCCGGGTGCGGCGCGCCGGCGTCGTCGGACATCACGTGCGGGTGCTCCCGGGCGAAGTGCAGGTGCACGAGGAAGGAATCCGCCTCAGCTCACCTGCCCGGACATGGCTCGACCTCGGGCACCTGCTCGGCCACGCCGCGCTCGTGGCGGTCGGTGACCAGCTGATCCGTGAACCGAGGCCTGAATTCGAACGGCGCACCCGGCCCTACGCCACGAAGCGGCAGCTCGATCTGATGCTCCGAGGACACCGGCGCATGAAAGGCGTCGGGAAGTGCCGGGAGGCCCTCAGAGACATGCGCGTCGGTGCTGACTCCGTGCCGGAGTCACTCCTGCGCCTCAGCCTCCTCGCGTACAACTTTCCCGAGCCAGAGCTCCAGATCCGCCTGCATGACTATGATCCGGGGTCCTTCAGTGCCGATATGGGCTACCGTGCGTACCGGATCGCGATCCAGTACGACGGCGGCCATCACCGTTCAGAGGCACAGCGACTCAGCGATGCCCGGCGGGACGCCGCCTTCCGTGCGGCGGGATGGACCGTCATCGTGGTCACCGCGGAAGACCTGAGGGATGACTTCGCCCGCGTCCGAGGTGAACTCAGAAGACAGATGCGCGACCGCGCGGCGTAG
- a CDS encoding SDR family NAD(P)-dependent oxidoreductase, whose amino-acid sequence MSSPDTPAELTPEEIQAALKVLGSIHTYDEEHPDYVAVRRATGKMFKAHRRFTRAAKRDAIAEADRAVIAQTATAAPDRIDDETKGNKLASSATGEIAGNLLRSRPCYICKQHYTQVDAFYHQLCPECAAMSHAKRDARTDLTGRRALLTGGRAKIGMYIALRLLRDGAHTTITTRFPKDAARRFAAMEDSAEWLDRLTIVGIDLRDPSQVISLADTLDAKGPLDIIINNAAQTVRRSGNAYKPLVDAESEPLPAALQASNGGPQLLTFGHAHDRHPLSIAGSMSEHPVLAGDAVTSLALSTGSASLERIEAGTAIDAGGLVPDLAAVNSWTQVVDQVDPLEMLEVQLCNVTAPFLLVSRLRNAMRRSTARRKYVVNVSAMEGQFGRKYKGPGHPHTNMAKASLNMMTRTSAGEMFETDRILMTAVDTGWITDERPHYTKVRLADEGFHAPLDLVDGAARVYDPIVMGEAGTDLYGVFLKDYRPSPW is encoded by the coding sequence ATGAGCTCCCCTGACACGCCAGCCGAACTGACCCCTGAGGAGATCCAGGCCGCCCTCAAGGTCCTCGGCAGCATCCACACGTACGACGAGGAGCACCCCGACTACGTGGCGGTGCGGCGCGCGACCGGCAAGATGTTCAAGGCCCACCGCCGCTTCACCCGGGCGGCGAAGCGGGACGCGATCGCCGAGGCGGACCGGGCTGTCATCGCGCAGACGGCGACGGCCGCGCCCGACCGGATCGATGACGAGACGAAGGGCAACAAGCTCGCGTCCTCGGCCACCGGCGAGATCGCCGGGAACCTCCTCCGCTCACGGCCGTGCTACATCTGCAAGCAGCACTACACGCAGGTGGACGCGTTCTACCACCAGCTCTGCCCCGAGTGCGCCGCGATGAGCCACGCCAAGCGCGATGCGCGTACGGACCTGACCGGGCGACGGGCGCTGCTCACGGGCGGCCGGGCCAAGATCGGCATGTACATCGCGCTGCGGCTCCTCCGGGACGGCGCGCACACAACCATCACGACCCGCTTCCCGAAGGACGCAGCCCGGCGGTTCGCCGCGATGGAGGACTCCGCCGAGTGGCTCGACCGGCTCACCATCGTGGGCATCGACCTGCGCGACCCGTCCCAGGTCATCTCGCTCGCCGACACGCTGGACGCCAAGGGCCCGCTCGACATCATCATCAACAACGCCGCCCAGACGGTGCGGCGCTCGGGAAACGCGTACAAGCCGCTCGTGGACGCCGAGTCCGAGCCGCTCCCCGCCGCCCTCCAGGCGTCCAACGGCGGCCCGCAGCTGCTGACCTTCGGGCATGCGCACGACAGGCACCCGCTCTCGATCGCCGGATCCATGTCCGAGCACCCCGTACTCGCCGGCGACGCCGTGACCTCGCTCGCGCTCTCGACCGGCTCCGCCTCGCTCGAGCGGATCGAGGCCGGGACCGCCATCGACGCCGGCGGGCTCGTGCCCGACCTGGCCGCCGTGAACTCGTGGACCCAAGTCGTGGACCAGGTGGACCCGCTCGAGATGCTCGAGGTCCAGCTGTGCAACGTCACCGCGCCGTTCCTGCTCGTCTCCCGCCTGCGGAATGCGATGCGGCGTTCCACGGCGCGGCGCAAGTACGTGGTCAACGTCTCGGCGATGGAAGGCCAGTTCGGGCGCAAGTACAAGGGGCCCGGGCACCCGCACACCAACATGGCCAAGGCGTCGCTGAACATGATGACGCGCACGAGCGCCGGGGAGATGTTCGAGACCGACCGGATCCTCATGACGGCCGTGGACACCGGCTGGATCACCGACGAGAGGCCGCACTACACGAAGGTGCGGCTCGCTGACGAGGGCTTCCATGCGCCGCTGGACCTCGTGGACGGTGCCGCCCGCGTGTACGACCCGATCGTCATGGGCGAGGCCGGGACCGACCTGTACGGGGTCTTCCTCAAGGACTACCGCCCCAGCCCCTGGTGA
- a CDS encoding glucose-1-phosphate adenylyltransferase, giving the protein MPLTADRAKPAVPFAGGYRLIDFAMSNLVNSGYLQIVVLTQYKSHSLDRHISETWRLSPQLGNYVASVPAQQRVGKSWFLGSANAIYQSLNLIHDAQPEIVVVVGADHVYRMDFEQMVASHVASGAKATVAAVRQPLDMANQFGVIETDSAKPSMISAFVEKPATTPGLPDDPDQFLASMGNYVFDADALVEALKSDAERLDTKHDMGGDIIPYFVDRGEAGVYDFTTNEIPGATERDRTYWRDVGTLDSFYEAHMDLISPLPVFNLYNSRWPIYTHQSVSPPAKFVRGEGGTVGIALDSIVSSGVVITGGIVEGSVISHDVRVNSAARVLDSVVMDSVEIGAGAVVNRAILDKNVIVPPGATIGVDEKLDRRRGFEVTASGITVLAKGQLVPEPDADERRLAAAWLAKMPAALEDVAAEMPEVAEKIQERHATAAARATGGEGTADGASSPSSAARRSAG; this is encoded by the coding sequence ATGCCCCTGACGGCTGACCGGGCCAAGCCCGCCGTGCCGTTCGCCGGAGGGTACCGGCTGATCGATTTCGCGATGTCGAATCTCGTGAATTCCGGCTATCTGCAGATTGTGGTGCTGACCCAGTACAAGTCGCACTCCCTGGACCGGCACATTTCGGAGACCTGGCGGCTCTCCCCGCAGCTGGGCAACTACGTGGCCTCCGTGCCGGCCCAGCAGCGCGTCGGGAAGAGCTGGTTCCTGGGCAGCGCCAACGCGATCTACCAGTCGCTGAACCTGATCCACGACGCCCAGCCGGAGATCGTGGTCGTGGTCGGCGCCGACCACGTGTACCGGATGGACTTCGAGCAGATGGTGGCCTCCCACGTGGCCTCCGGCGCGAAGGCGACCGTCGCCGCGGTCCGGCAGCCGCTGGACATGGCCAACCAGTTCGGCGTCATCGAGACGGATTCTGCCAAGCCGTCGATGATCTCCGCCTTCGTCGAGAAGCCGGCGACGACGCCCGGGCTCCCCGACGACCCTGACCAGTTCCTCGCCTCCATGGGCAACTACGTCTTCGACGCCGACGCCCTCGTCGAGGCGCTCAAGAGCGACGCCGAGCGGCTCGACACGAAGCATGACATGGGCGGCGACATCATCCCCTACTTCGTGGACCGCGGCGAGGCCGGCGTCTACGACTTCACGACGAACGAGATCCCGGGCGCCACGGAACGCGACCGCACGTACTGGCGCGACGTCGGCACCCTCGACTCGTTCTACGAGGCCCACATGGACCTCATCTCCCCGCTGCCGGTGTTCAACCTCTACAACTCCCGGTGGCCGATCTACACCCACCAGAGCGTCTCGCCGCCGGCGAAGTTCGTCCGCGGCGAGGGCGGCACCGTCGGCATCGCGCTCGACTCCATCGTCTCCAGCGGCGTGGTCATCACCGGCGGGATCGTCGAGGGCTCGGTCATCTCGCACGACGTCCGGGTCAACTCCGCCGCGCGGGTCCTCGACTCGGTCGTCATGGACAGCGTCGAGATCGGCGCCGGCGCTGTTGTGAACCGGGCCATCCTCGACAAGAACGTCATCGTCCCGCCCGGCGCCACGATCGGAGTGGACGAGAAGCTCGACAGGCGCCGCGGCTTCGAGGTGACCGCCTCGGGCATCACCGTCCTCGCCAAGGGACAGCTCGTCCCCGAGCCCGACGCCGACGAGCGCCGGCTCGCCGCAGCCTGGCTGGCGAAGATGCCGGCCGCCCTCGAGGACGTGGCCGCGGAGATGCCTGAGGTCGCAGAGAAGATCCAGGAGCGCCACGCCACCGCTGCGGCGCGTGCCACCGGCGGTGAGGGCACCGCCGACGGCGCGTCCTCGCCGTCGTCCGCGGCACGCCGCTCCGCCGGCTGA
- the glgA gene encoding glycogen synthase: MRIDIVTKEFPPEIYGGAGVHVAELSRVLAREVDLHVHAFGAPREAEVNGAAVTSYQVPEYLSGANAALQTLGIDLGIVPDVAGADLVHSHTWYANMAGHLASLMHGIPHVLSAHSLEPLRPWKAEQLGGGYRLSSWVEKTAYEAADAIIAVSHGMRADILRCYPEVDPAKVKVVHNGIDVSLWGRDEGTEHLAGLGIDPAKPSVVFVGRNTRQKGVPYLLRAASKLPADVQLVLCLGAADTPELAAETAALIDGLRAEREGVVLIERMLPRAELIQVLSHATAFACPSIYEPLGIVNLEAMACGAAVVATATGGIPEVVDHGTTGLLVPIEQVSDGTGTPLDAEKFVADFAAALTEVVADPDRARAMGQAGRVRAEANFSWESIAETTLEVYRSVLA; this comes from the coding sequence GTGCGAATCGACATTGTGACCAAGGAATTCCCCCCGGAGATCTACGGCGGCGCCGGGGTGCATGTGGCCGAGCTCAGCAGGGTCCTCGCCCGCGAGGTGGACCTGCATGTCCACGCCTTCGGAGCCCCCCGCGAAGCCGAGGTGAACGGGGCAGCGGTCACCTCGTACCAGGTCCCCGAGTACCTTTCCGGCGCCAACGCAGCCCTCCAGACCCTCGGGATCGACCTCGGCATCGTCCCGGACGTCGCCGGCGCGGACCTCGTCCATTCGCACACCTGGTACGCGAACATGGCAGGCCACCTCGCCTCGCTCATGCACGGGATCCCGCACGTGCTCTCCGCGCACAGCCTCGAGCCCCTGCGGCCGTGGAAGGCCGAGCAGCTCGGCGGCGGCTACCGCCTCTCGTCCTGGGTGGAGAAGACGGCGTACGAGGCCGCCGACGCCATCATCGCCGTCTCCCACGGCATGCGCGCCGACATCCTGCGCTGCTACCCGGAGGTGGACCCGGCGAAGGTCAAGGTGGTCCACAACGGCATCGACGTCTCGCTCTGGGGCCGCGACGAGGGCACCGAGCACCTCGCGGGGCTCGGGATCGACCCGGCGAAGCCCTCGGTCGTGTTCGTGGGCCGCAACACGCGCCAGAAGGGGGTGCCGTACCTGCTGCGGGCGGCGTCCAAGCTCCCCGCGGACGTCCAGCTCGTCCTCTGCCTCGGCGCCGCGGACACGCCGGAGCTCGCGGCCGAGACCGCGGCGCTGATCGACGGCCTGCGCGCCGAGCGGGAGGGCGTGGTCCTGATCGAGCGGATGCTCCCGCGCGCCGAGCTCATTCAGGTCCTCAGCCACGCGACGGCGTTCGCGTGCCCCAGCATCTACGAGCCGCTCGGGATCGTGAACCTCGAGGCGATGGCATGCGGCGCGGCGGTCGTGGCCACCGCCACCGGGGGCATCCCCGAGGTCGTCGACCACGGAACCACGGGGCTGCTCGTCCCGATCGAGCAGGTCAGCGACGGCACCGGCACGCCGCTGGATGCGGAGAAGTTCGTGGCGGACTTCGCGGCGGCCCTGACCGAGGTCGTCGCCGACCCGGACCGCGCCCGGGCGATGGGCCAGGCCGGCCGCGTCCGCGCCGAGGCGAACTTCTCGTGGGAGAGCATCGCGGAGACCACGCTCGAGGTCTACCGGTCGGTACTCGCGTAG
- a CDS encoding Hsp20/alpha crystallin family protein, with protein sequence MGDGWGRRGPWDMMPEGMRRFGFPDQFKRFVDEWETAWLRTEQFRDGDSLVVRAELPGIDPEKDVEVTVQDSTLSIKAERREDTANRTKGGYRSEFRYGSYARTVELPRGARGEDVKASYHDGVLEVRVPIAPEAGPGPTKVNVSRD encoded by the coding sequence ATGGGCGATGGATGGGGCCGCAGAGGCCCGTGGGACATGATGCCGGAGGGGATGCGCCGCTTCGGCTTCCCCGACCAGTTCAAGCGCTTCGTCGACGAGTGGGAGACGGCGTGGCTGCGCACCGAGCAGTTCCGCGACGGAGATTCCCTCGTGGTCCGGGCCGAGCTTCCCGGGATCGACCCCGAGAAGGACGTCGAAGTGACGGTGCAGGACTCGACGCTCTCGATCAAGGCCGAGCGGCGCGAGGACACCGCCAACCGGACCAAGGGCGGCTACCGCAGCGAGTTCCGCTATGGCTCGTATGCGCGCACCGTCGAGCTCCCGCGCGGCGCCCGCGGCGAGGACGTGAAGGCGAGCTACCACGACGGCGTGCTCGAAGTCCGCGTGCCCATTGCGCCGGAGGCGGGGCCTGGGCCCACCAAGGTCAACGTCAGCCGGGACTGA
- a CDS encoding acyl-CoA dehydrogenase family protein, translating into MTTHQTAAPSASAEAEADLADLEQSPQIDVAALGELLLGTWADVRRQARELAARPELHKLEGLTYTEHRERVFGQLKILVDEGAIQRAFPKELGGEENHGGNIAGFEELVTADPSLQIKSGVQWGLFGAAVLHLGTAEHHRRWLPDIMDLTVPGAFAMTEIGHGSDVASIGTTATYDDATDEFVINTPFRAAWKEYLGNAAKDGIAATVFAQLIVKGVNHGVHAFYVPIRDPLTKEPLPGIKTEDDGVKGGLNGIDNGRLCFDNVRVPRFNLLDRYGAVDEDGTYTSPIASPGRRFFTMLGTLVQGRVSLDGAAVAASKVGLTAAIRYAAERRQFNASSDTAEEMLLDYQRHQRRLFPLLAATYAMSFAHEELLTKFDGVFSGTQDTDEDRQDLETFAAALKPLSTWHALETLQECREACGGAGFMIENRFASLRADLDIYVTFEGDNNVLLQLVAKRLLNDYAKEFRTMNVGALAKFALGQARGVALKTGLGAVAQFIADSGRAQRSALALRDPDTQRLLLAERVQAMVAQAAQALQGATKLPQAEAAARFNAHQNELIEAARAHGELLQWEAFTEALEKIEDPGTRQVLTWLRDLFGLTLIEKHLEWHLMNGRLSMQRGRTVGEYINRLLARLRPHALDLVDAFGYTQEHLRATVASGVEARRQEEAAAYYAALRASGQAPLKEKNVKK; encoded by the coding sequence ATGACGACCCACCAGACCGCTGCCCCTTCTGCATCCGCCGAGGCCGAGGCCGACCTGGCCGACCTCGAGCAGTCGCCGCAGATCGACGTCGCCGCGCTGGGCGAGCTGCTGCTCGGGACCTGGGCCGACGTGCGCCGGCAGGCCCGCGAGCTCGCCGCCCGCCCCGAGCTGCACAAGCTCGAGGGCCTGACCTACACCGAGCACCGCGAGCGCGTCTTCGGCCAGCTGAAGATCCTCGTGGACGAGGGCGCCATCCAGCGGGCCTTCCCGAAGGAGCTCGGCGGCGAGGAGAACCACGGCGGCAACATCGCCGGCTTCGAGGAACTCGTCACCGCAGATCCGTCGCTGCAGATCAAGTCAGGCGTCCAGTGGGGCCTCTTCGGCGCCGCCGTCCTGCACCTCGGCACCGCGGAGCACCACCGCAGGTGGCTCCCGGACATCATGGACCTCACCGTGCCGGGCGCCTTCGCGATGACCGAGATCGGGCACGGCTCCGACGTCGCGAGCATCGGCACCACCGCCACGTACGACGATGCCACGGACGAGTTCGTCATCAACACCCCCTTCCGCGCCGCGTGGAAGGAGTACCTCGGCAACGCCGCAAAGGACGGCATCGCCGCGACCGTCTTCGCCCAGCTCATCGTCAAGGGCGTCAACCACGGCGTGCACGCCTTCTATGTGCCGATCCGCGACCCCCTGACCAAGGAGCCGCTGCCCGGCATCAAGACCGAGGACGACGGCGTCAAGGGCGGCCTCAACGGCATCGACAACGGCCGGCTCTGCTTCGACAACGTCCGCGTCCCCCGGTTCAACCTGCTCGACCGCTACGGCGCCGTGGACGAGGACGGCACCTACACCTCCCCCATCGCGAGCCCGGGCCGCCGCTTCTTCACGATGCTCGGCACGCTCGTGCAGGGCCGCGTCTCCCTCGACGGGGCCGCCGTCGCCGCCTCCAAGGTGGGGCTCACGGCCGCGATCCGCTACGCGGCCGAGCGCCGCCAGTTCAACGCCTCCTCGGACACCGCCGAGGAGATGCTGCTGGACTACCAGCGCCACCAGCGCCGCCTCTTCCCGCTGCTCGCCGCCACGTACGCCATGAGCTTCGCGCACGAGGAGCTGCTGACGAAGTTCGACGGCGTGTTCTCCGGCACGCAGGACACGGATGAGGACCGCCAGGACCTCGAGACCTTCGCCGCGGCGCTCAAGCCGCTCTCCACGTGGCACGCGCTCGAGACGCTCCAGGAGTGCCGTGAGGCGTGCGGCGGCGCCGGCTTCATGATCGAGAACCGCTTCGCGTCCCTGCGAGCGGACCTCGACATCTACGTGACGTTCGAGGGCGACAACAACGTGCTGCTCCAGCTCGTGGCCAAGCGCCTCCTGAACGACTACGCCAAGGAGTTCCGCACCATGAACGTGGGGGCCCTGGCGAAGTTCGCGCTCGGACAGGCGCGCGGCGTGGCGCTCAAGACGGGCCTCGGCGCCGTGGCCCAGTTCATCGCGGACTCCGGCCGGGCCCAGCGCTCCGCCCTCGCCCTCCGCGACCCTGACACGCAGCGGCTCCTGCTCGCCGAGCGCGTCCAGGCCATGGTCGCCCAGGCGGCCCAGGCTCTCCAGGGCGCTACCAAGCTGCCGCAGGCGGAGGCCGCCGCTCGGTTCAACGCGCACCAGAACGAGCTCATCGAGGCCGCTCGCGCCCACGGCGAGCTCCTCCAGTGGGAGGCGTTCACCGAGGCCCTCGAGAAGATCGAGGACCCCGGCACCCGGCAGGTCCTGACGTGGCTGCGCGACCTGTTCGGGCTGACGCTCATCGAGAAGCACCTCGAGTGGCACCTCATGAACGGGCGGCTCTCGATGCAACGCGGACGCACGGTCGGCGAGTACATCAACCGCCTGCTCGCCAGGCTCCGCCCGCACGCCCTCGACCTCGTCGACGCGTTCGGCTACACGCAGGAGCACCTGCGGGCGACCGTGGCGAGCGGCGTCGAGGCCCGGCGGCAGGAGGAGGCCGCGGCCTACTACGCCGCGCTGCGCGCCTCGGGCCAGGCGCCCCTGAAGGAGAAGAACGTCAAGAAGTAG